The following proteins are co-located in the Micromonospora coriariae genome:
- a CDS encoding aldo/keto reductase — MKYRLLGNTGVYVSEISLGTMTFGGSGHPIWSSLGALALPDAQRLVDTALDAGVNFVDTADMYSDGESEELLGQALGKRRRDVVLATKVHARTGPGPNDVGTSRLHVMQALEDSLRRLGTDHIDLYQIHNFDHVTPMEETLRALDDAVRQGKVRYVGCANLAAWQISKALGISAREKLSGFVSVQSYYSLLGRDVERDVVPMALDEGVGLTVWSPLAGGFLSGKVGRDSVVSDSGSRSAQPGYTSFTPFDPEHGFSVIDVLKGVAERHGVSPARVAVAWLLSRPAVTSVIVGARKQEQLVDNIAATDLTLTAQDLSELDEVSKMPVAYPNWIQDAFAGTRLPQ, encoded by the coding sequence GTGAAGTACCGATTGCTGGGCAACACCGGGGTGTACGTCTCGGAGATCTCGCTCGGCACGATGACCTTCGGCGGCAGTGGGCACCCGATCTGGAGCAGTCTGGGGGCGCTGGCGCTGCCCGACGCCCAGCGGCTGGTGGACACCGCGCTGGACGCGGGCGTCAACTTCGTCGACACCGCCGACATGTACAGCGACGGCGAGAGCGAGGAGTTGCTCGGCCAGGCGCTCGGCAAGCGGCGTCGCGACGTGGTGCTCGCGACCAAGGTGCACGCCCGGACGGGTCCCGGCCCGAACGACGTCGGCACCTCGCGGTTGCACGTCATGCAGGCGTTGGAGGACAGCCTGCGGCGGCTCGGCACCGATCACATCGATCTTTACCAGATCCACAACTTCGACCACGTCACCCCGATGGAGGAGACACTGCGCGCGCTGGACGACGCGGTCCGGCAGGGCAAGGTGCGTTACGTCGGTTGCGCGAACCTGGCCGCCTGGCAGATCTCCAAGGCGCTGGGAATCTCTGCCCGGGAGAAGCTGTCCGGGTTCGTCTCGGTGCAGTCGTACTACTCCCTGCTCGGCCGGGACGTGGAGCGCGACGTGGTGCCGATGGCGCTCGACGAGGGCGTCGGACTCACCGTCTGGAGCCCGCTGGCCGGTGGCTTCCTCTCCGGCAAGGTCGGCCGGGACAGCGTGGTCTCCGACAGCGGCTCGCGCAGCGCCCAGCCCGGCTACACCAGCTTCACCCCGTTCGACCCGGAGCACGGCTTCTCGGTGATCGACGTTCTCAAGGGCGTCGCTGAGCGGCACGGGGTCAGCCCCGCCCGGGTGGCGGTCGCCTGGCTGCTCTCCCGGCCGGCCGTGACCAGCGTGATCGTCGGCGCCCGCAAGCAGGAACAGCTGGTGGACAACATCGCCGCCACCGACCTCACGCTGACCGCCCAGGATCTCAGCGAGCTGGACGAGGTCTCCAAGATGCCTGTCGCGTACCCGAACTGGATCCAGGACGCGTTCGCGGGGACCCGCTTGCCGCAGTGA
- a CDS encoding TetR/AcrR family transcriptional regulator, whose amino-acid sequence MPSITRRRPRNPDGRAAVEARVLAATERLLQEGARFTDLGVQRIAAEAGVARSTFYIHFRDKSELLMRLAGSMRETSFDRVHEWDPADPGDPLDRLTEVFTDVIRIYRTYAPVLAAITEVAAYDEMVREYWAAGFERFMARTEEVLRAEQRAGRTPAGLDPPTASRLIVLGGDRFLAHHVAMTPADPEADGAAARELAATWWYGAYRRPA is encoded by the coding sequence ATGCCCTCGATCACCCGACGCCGCCCGCGCAACCCTGACGGGCGGGCCGCCGTCGAAGCGCGGGTGCTGGCCGCCACCGAGCGGCTGCTCCAGGAGGGGGCCCGCTTCACCGACCTCGGTGTCCAGCGCATCGCCGCCGAGGCGGGGGTGGCCCGGTCGACCTTCTACATCCACTTCCGGGACAAGAGCGAGCTGCTCATGCGCCTGGCCGGCAGCATGCGTGAGACCTCCTTCGACCGGGTCCACGAGTGGGATCCGGCCGACCCCGGGGACCCGCTCGACAGGCTCACCGAGGTCTTCACCGACGTGATCCGGATCTACCGGACGTACGCCCCGGTCCTGGCGGCGATCACCGAGGTCGCCGCGTACGACGAGATGGTGCGGGAGTACTGGGCGGCCGGTTTTGAGCGGTTCATGGCGCGTACCGAGGAGGTGCTCCGCGCCGAGCAGCGGGCTGGTCGTACCCCGGCGGGCCTGGACCCGCCGACCGCGAGCCGGCTGATCGTGCTCGGCGGCGACCGGTTCCTCGCTCACCATGTCGCAATGACCCCGGCCGACCCCGAGGCCGATGGTGCGGCCGCACGGGAGTTGGCGGCGACCTGGTGGTACGGCGCCTACCGCCGCCCCGCCTGA
- a CDS encoding MDR family MFS transporter → MTTEASAAPVLNRQQIRLLMIGLMTGMLLAALDQTIVGTALPTIVGELGGINHYSWVVTAYLLASTASTPLYGKMADLYGRRPVFLFSIGTFLVGSLLAGLSQNMTQLIVTRGIQGIGAGGLLTLAFTIISDVVSPRERGRYQGLFGAVFGISSVAGPLVGGYFAETDWRWIFYINVPLAILAIVVCYHVMRLIPFERRDHAIDWLGAGLLVAGVSSLLLALSWGGNEYAWGSGVIIGLFVAGAVLAVLFVLQEARVAEPILPLRLFRSATFALANAAGFVLGLVMFGSIIFIPLYLQIVKGASPTRSGLLMLPMMTGIIVTSILTGRAMSRIGRYKWFPVAGSVTLLVGMFLFTQLSVGTSLWIAFGYMVVIGVGLGLCMQSLVLAVQNAVSVRDLGAGTSSATFFRSLGGSFGVAILGAVLSSRLAGGLGDRLPGAIAQLPPQQQAEVAARGGTNISINDPATIMALPGPVRSAIQNAFVDALDMVFLTAGLIAIVAVLVTVALPNEQLRGAGPQGAKGGADPLGGEAPASGGKPLTRESKEEAAADMEAKSQTMI, encoded by the coding sequence ATGACCACCGAAGCCTCCGCCGCGCCGGTGCTGAATCGCCAGCAGATCCGGCTGCTCATGATCGGTCTGATGACCGGCATGCTGCTGGCCGCCCTGGACCAGACCATTGTCGGTACGGCCCTGCCGACCATCGTCGGGGAGCTGGGCGGGATCAACCACTACTCGTGGGTCGTCACCGCGTACCTGCTCGCCTCGACCGCGTCGACGCCGCTCTACGGCAAGATGGCCGACCTGTACGGGCGCCGCCCGGTCTTCCTCTTCTCGATCGGCACGTTCCTGGTCGGGTCGTTGCTGGCCGGCCTGTCGCAGAACATGACCCAGCTGATCGTCACCCGGGGCATCCAGGGCATCGGCGCGGGTGGTCTGTTGACGCTGGCGTTCACGATCATCTCGGACGTCGTCTCACCGCGGGAACGGGGCCGGTACCAGGGTCTCTTCGGGGCCGTCTTCGGGATCTCGTCGGTGGCCGGACCGCTGGTCGGTGGTTACTTCGCGGAGACCGACTGGCGGTGGATCTTCTACATCAACGTGCCGCTGGCGATCCTCGCCATCGTGGTCTGCTACCACGTGATGCGGCTCATCCCGTTCGAACGTCGGGACCACGCGATCGACTGGCTCGGCGCCGGCCTGCTGGTCGCCGGGGTCAGCTCTCTGCTGCTGGCGCTGAGCTGGGGCGGCAACGAGTACGCCTGGGGCTCCGGGGTGATCATCGGTCTCTTCGTGGCGGGCGCGGTGCTCGCCGTTCTCTTCGTGCTCCAGGAGGCCCGGGTCGCCGAGCCCATCCTCCCGTTGCGGCTGTTCCGCAGCGCCACCTTCGCGCTCGCCAACGCGGCCGGCTTCGTGCTCGGTCTGGTGATGTTCGGGTCGATCATCTTCATCCCGCTGTACCTGCAGATCGTCAAGGGCGCCTCGCCGACCCGCAGCGGTCTGCTGATGCTGCCGATGATGACGGGCATCATCGTCACCTCGATCCTCACCGGGCGGGCGATGAGCCGGATCGGCCGGTACAAGTGGTTCCCGGTGGCCGGGTCGGTGACCCTGCTGGTCGGCATGTTCCTGTTCACCCAACTGTCGGTGGGCACCTCGCTCTGGATCGCCTTCGGCTACATGGTGGTGATCGGCGTCGGCCTGGGGCTGTGCATGCAGTCGCTGGTCCTCGCGGTGCAGAACGCGGTGTCCGTGCGCGACCTGGGCGCCGGCACCTCCTCGGCCACCTTCTTCCGTTCACTGGGCGGTTCGTTCGGGGTGGCGATTCTCGGCGCGGTGCTCTCGTCCCGGCTCGCCGGAGGGCTGGGCGACCGGCTGCCCGGCGCGATCGCCCAGCTTCCGCCGCAGCAGCAGGCCGAGGTGGCGGCGAGGGGCGGCACGAACATCTCGATCAACGATCCGGCGACCATCATGGCCCTGCCCGGGCCGGTACGGTCGGCCATCCAGAACGCGTTCGTCGACGCGCTGGACATGGTCTTCCTGACCGCCGGCCTGATCGCGATCGTGGCGGTGCTGGTCACCGTCGCGCTGCCGAACGAACAGCTACGGGGCGCCGGCCCGCAGGGCGCCAAGGGCGGCGCCGACCCGCTCGGCGGTGAGGCCCCGGCGTCGGGCGGCAAGCCGCTGACCCGCGAGTCGAAGGAGGAGGCGGCCGCCGACATGGAGGCCAAGTCCCAGACGATGATCTGA
- the rfaE2 gene encoding D-glycero-beta-D-manno-heptose 1-phosphate adenylyltransferase: MAGAAAEHRRLATVVESWLGRPVLIVGDAMLDEWRFADSDRLCREAPAPVLTLRRRISAAGGAANTAVNVATLGGRAVLVAPVGADVAGDELHDCLDRAGVWDRTVNQPGRPTPVKRRMLAGNQILLREDSGDPDDALAPDGVGRLLTALDCATEELRAAAGGEAPTLVVCDYGLGALPAPVRAWLVEQRERYATVALDAHDLADWRGLAPTVVTPSFAEATRLLARAGGATRPTAGVELHLEHPDSDPADGPSELSVGAAPGGARADAVSAGTIPDPTRAGHPGPVGEPTLSEGQVALTGDGLSVTGAGVTVNTEAGEGVDRAVLAEARLAELRAHTGADVVAVTLDTEGAVVGGADGEPRRSHSTPVPASHAVGAGDAYLAAMTLALAADAPLPTAAQLAQLAATITVSDTGTCVCRREDLLTALDQPPETTGHPVLVGTDELDAIVAEYRDAGRSVVFTNGCFDVLHRGHVRYLEQARALGDLLIVAVNSDGSVRRLKGADRPVNPVEDRGALLAALSCVDHVVIFEEDSPAALIEAVRPDVYVKGGDYPPELVPEAPLVRRLGGQVRTLGYVPDRSTSAIIERIRSHSQDREPDRTSHGHDPSLSTRTRTS, translated from the coding sequence ATGGCAGGAGCAGCAGCGGAACACCGCCGGCTCGCCACCGTCGTGGAGAGCTGGCTGGGGCGCCCGGTCCTGATCGTCGGCGACGCCATGTTGGACGAATGGCGGTTCGCCGACTCCGACCGGCTCTGCCGGGAGGCGCCCGCCCCGGTCCTCACTCTGCGGCGGCGGATCTCCGCCGCCGGCGGGGCCGCGAACACCGCAGTCAACGTCGCCACCCTCGGTGGACGGGCAGTGCTGGTGGCACCGGTCGGCGCCGACGTCGCCGGTGACGAACTGCACGACTGTCTGGACCGCGCCGGCGTCTGGGACCGTACGGTCAACCAGCCCGGTCGACCCACCCCGGTGAAGCGGCGGATGCTGGCCGGCAACCAGATCCTGCTCCGGGAGGACTCCGGCGACCCGGACGACGCGCTCGCCCCGGACGGGGTGGGCCGGCTGCTCACCGCGCTGGACTGCGCCACCGAGGAGCTGCGCGCCGCCGCCGGCGGGGAGGCACCGACCCTGGTGGTCTGCGACTACGGCCTGGGCGCCCTGCCCGCGCCGGTGCGCGCCTGGCTGGTGGAGCAGCGGGAGCGCTACGCCACTGTCGCGCTGGACGCCCACGACCTGGCCGACTGGCGGGGGCTCGCACCGACCGTGGTCACGCCCAGCTTCGCCGAGGCGACCCGGCTGCTGGCCCGCGCCGGCGGCGCGACCCGCCCGACGGCCGGCGTCGAACTGCACCTGGAACACCCCGACAGCGACCCGGCTGACGGCCCGTCCGAGCTGAGCGTGGGTGCCGCCCCGGGTGGGGCGCGGGCCGACGCTGTCAGCGCCGGCACCATCCCGGACCCGACGCGGGCCGGCCATCCGGGACCGGTCGGCGAGCCGACGCTCAGCGAGGGCCAGGTGGCCCTCACCGGCGATGGACTCAGCGTCACCGGCGCCGGCGTGACCGTGAACACCGAGGCCGGAGAGGGCGTCGACCGGGCGGTGCTGGCCGAGGCACGCCTTGCCGAGCTACGTGCGCACACCGGCGCCGACGTGGTCGCGGTGACCCTGGACACCGAGGGCGCGGTGGTCGGCGGCGCCGACGGCGAGCCGCGGCGCAGCCACAGCACCCCGGTGCCGGCGAGCCACGCCGTGGGCGCCGGCGACGCGTACCTGGCGGCGATGACGCTGGCCCTGGCCGCCGACGCGCCGCTGCCCACCGCCGCCCAGCTCGCCCAACTGGCGGCCACCATCACCGTGTCGGACACCGGCACCTGCGTGTGCCGGCGGGAGGATCTGCTCACCGCGCTCGACCAACCGCCGGAGACCACCGGGCACCCGGTGCTCGTCGGCACCGACGAGCTGGACGCGATAGTCGCCGAGTATCGCGACGCCGGACGGTCGGTGGTGTTCACCAACGGCTGCTTCGACGTACTGCACCGGGGGCACGTGCGCTACCTGGAGCAGGCCCGCGCCCTGGGCGACCTGCTCATCGTGGCGGTCAACTCGGACGGCAGCGTACGTCGGTTGAAGGGGGCGGACCGTCCGGTCAACCCGGTCGAGGACCGGGGCGCCCTGCTCGCCGCGCTGTCCTGCGTGGACCACGTGGTGATCTTCGAGGAGGACTCGCCCGCCGCGCTGATCGAGGCGGTCCGGCCGGACGTGTACGTCAAGGGCGGGGACTACCCACCGGAGCTGGTGCCCGAGGCGCCGCTGGTGCGCCGGCTGGGCGGCCAGGTGCGCACCCTGGGGTACGTGCCGGACCGGTCCACCTCCGCGATCATCGAGCGGATCCGGTCACACAGTCAGGACCGGGAGCCCGACCGTACGTCGCACGGCCATGATCCGTCGCTCAGCACCCGTACCCGAACGTCGTGA
- a CDS encoding glycosyltransferase family 2 protein, producing the protein MNRPLDLDTAEAFRTERLVDVLIPTRNRPAELAVTLAGLAAQEGVPGFGVVVSDQSDGDPAYAHPAAATMVRALRHRGHPVLLTRRLPRRGLAEHRAYLLAASAARYVLSLDDDVWLEPGALHRLVTAIGELGCGFVGNGVHGLSYTDDRRPETHGHYEEWIGRPTPERIRPGTPEWDRARIHSAANLLHVTGELALPPGAWRAYKISWIGGCVLYDRAKLVDSGGFDFWRKVQEKHQGEDVAAQLSVLARHGGAGILPSGAYHLESPTTVTERDVEAWEVVLADEDTPQPA; encoded by the coding sequence GTGAACCGCCCACTCGACCTCGACACCGCGGAGGCGTTCCGCACCGAGCGGCTGGTCGACGTGCTGATCCCGACCCGTAACCGGCCCGCCGAGCTGGCGGTCACCCTGGCCGGCCTCGCCGCGCAGGAGGGCGTGCCCGGCTTCGGGGTGGTGGTCAGCGACCAGTCGGACGGGGATCCCGCGTACGCCCACCCCGCCGCCGCCACCATGGTCCGGGCGCTGCGCCACCGGGGTCACCCCGTGCTGCTGACCCGTCGGCTGCCCCGGCGAGGGCTGGCCGAGCACCGGGCGTACCTGCTGGCCGCCTCGGCCGCCCGGTACGTGCTCAGCCTCGACGACGACGTCTGGCTGGAGCCGGGGGCGCTGCATCGGCTGGTCACCGCGATCGGGGAGCTGGGCTGCGGGTTCGTCGGCAACGGCGTGCACGGGCTCTCGTACACCGATGACCGGCGGCCGGAGACGCACGGGCACTACGAGGAGTGGATCGGCCGGCCGACACCGGAGCGGATCCGGCCGGGCACCCCGGAGTGGGACCGGGCCCGGATCCACTCGGCGGCCAACCTGCTGCACGTCACCGGAGAGTTGGCGCTGCCGCCGGGTGCGTGGCGCGCGTACAAGATCTCCTGGATCGGGGGGTGCGTGCTCTACGACCGGGCCAAACTCGTCGATTCCGGCGGCTTCGACTTCTGGCGGAAGGTGCAGGAGAAGCACCAGGGCGAGGACGTGGCCGCCCAGCTCTCGGTGCTGGCCCGGCACGGAGGGGCTGGCATCCTGCCCAGCGGCGCCTACCACCTGGAGTCCCCCACCACGGTCACCGAGCGGGACGTCGAGGCGTGGGAGGTCGTACTCGCCGACGAGGACACCCCCCAGCCCGCCTGA
- a CDS encoding glycosyltransferase family 9 protein: MVTPSLLGPTAGHVPDVRRIAVLRANALGDFLFALPALEALRAAYPEAEIVLLGAPWHAKLWRDRPGPVDRVLVVPPAPGIRTPEAGEAESSMDDFLAMATGEGFDLAVQIHGGGANSNPLVSRLGARVTVGLRADDAPPLDRWIRYVYYQHEVIRYLEAVALVGAPATTIVPALAVTDADRAEANQVLGPPDRPRVALHPGASDTRRRWPAERFAEVARELHGDGYEVLVTGTPSEREVVDRVVAASGVPVRPQVGTLSLGGLAGCYAGCALVVSNDTGPLHLAAAVGTPTVGVYWVGNLINTANPLRGRHRPICSWMVHCPVCGVDCTPGIYPHRPGDGECPHRDSFVSDVPTIEVLEAARELLQT; this comes from the coding sequence GTGGTCACCCCGTCCCTGCTCGGCCCGACGGCCGGGCACGTTCCCGACGTGCGGCGGATCGCCGTGCTGCGCGCCAACGCGCTCGGCGACTTCCTGTTCGCGTTGCCTGCGCTGGAGGCGCTGCGCGCCGCGTACCCGGAGGCGGAGATCGTGCTGCTCGGCGCGCCGTGGCACGCGAAGCTCTGGCGCGACCGGCCCGGCCCGGTGGATCGGGTGCTGGTGGTGCCGCCGGCGCCCGGCATTCGCACGCCGGAGGCGGGTGAGGCGGAGTCGTCGATGGACGACTTCCTGGCGATGGCTACCGGCGAGGGCTTCGACCTGGCGGTGCAGATCCACGGCGGCGGCGCCAACTCCAACCCGCTGGTCAGCCGCCTCGGCGCCCGGGTCACCGTGGGTTTGCGCGCCGACGACGCGCCCCCGCTGGACCGGTGGATCCGGTACGTCTACTACCAGCACGAGGTGATCCGTTACCTGGAGGCGGTGGCCCTGGTGGGTGCGCCAGCGACCACCATCGTGCCGGCGCTGGCCGTGACCGACGCCGACCGTGCGGAGGCGAACCAGGTGCTCGGCCCACCCGACCGACCCCGGGTGGCGCTGCATCCGGGCGCCAGTGACACCCGCCGCCGCTGGCCGGCCGAGCGGTTCGCCGAGGTGGCCCGCGAGCTGCACGGCGATGGCTACGAGGTGCTGGTCACCGGTACGCCGAGCGAGCGGGAGGTGGTGGACCGGGTGGTCGCGGCGTCGGGGGTGCCGGTCCGGCCGCAGGTGGGCACGCTCAGTCTCGGTGGGTTGGCCGGTTGCTACGCCGGCTGCGCCCTGGTCGTCTCCAACGACACCGGTCCGCTGCACCTGGCCGCCGCGGTGGGCACGCCGACGGTCGGCGTCTACTGGGTCGGCAACCTGATCAACACGGCCAACCCGCTTCGGGGTCGGCACCGGCCGATCTGTTCCTGGATGGTGCACTGCCCGGTCTGCGGGGTGGACTGCACGCCCGGCATCTATCCGCACCGGCCCGGCGACGGCGAGTGCCCGCACCGGGACTCCTTCGTCAGCGACGTGCCGACAATCGAGGTGCTGGAAGCCGCCCGCGAGCTGCTCCAGACGTAA
- a CDS encoding Hsp20/alpha crystallin family protein yields the protein MTEQQTGGFGRGWRGRQQGWDPMGELQSLRAELSRLVGGRAGTSDVELTETADGWDVVVRLPGVAPEEVAVELDDRELCVRARSEAEVNADQGIPGGFETRGFEYRIDLPSRVDPEGIDAVMDHGLLRVRLPRAVRPRPRTITVGRTGPRSGDFSTGTPMPADPAADRELHRPDTVGEIDRS from the coding sequence ATGACCGAGCAGCAGACCGGTGGCTTCGGCCGGGGATGGCGGGGCCGGCAGCAGGGCTGGGACCCGATGGGCGAGCTGCAGTCGCTGCGCGCCGAGCTGAGCCGGCTGGTCGGTGGCCGGGCCGGGACGTCCGACGTCGAGCTGACCGAGACCGCGGACGGCTGGGACGTCGTGGTCCGGCTGCCCGGGGTGGCGCCGGAGGAGGTGGCGGTCGAGCTGGACGACCGGGAGCTGTGCGTACGGGCCCGATCCGAGGCGGAGGTCAACGCCGACCAGGGCATCCCGGGCGGCTTCGAGACCCGGGGCTTCGAGTACCGCATCGACCTGCCGTCCCGGGTGGACCCGGAGGGCATCGACGCGGTGATGGACCACGGCCTGCTCCGGGTCCGGCTGCCCCGGGCGGTCCGACCCAGGCCGCGCACAATCACCGTCGGCCGCACCGGACCGCGTTCCGGAGACTTCTCCACCGGTACGCCGATGCCGGCCGATCCCGCCGCCGACCGCGAGTTGCACCGCCCGGACACCGTCGGCGAGATCGACCGGTCGTAG
- a CDS encoding DUF2231 domain-containing protein: MESRLKVLGHPVHPMLVMFPVALLATAVLFDVVDTVGGPDFLGEVAYWNITVGLVGGLLAAAAGSFDLLAIPTGTRAKRVGLLHASANVAVILLFAAVWAVRLNADSRAAGGALIAIEVVAVAILGISAWLGGELVDRLGVGVDREAGLDAPSSLRPPAAARRIGEV, translated from the coding sequence ATGGAGAGCCGACTCAAGGTGCTGGGTCATCCAGTCCATCCGATGCTGGTCATGTTCCCGGTCGCGCTGCTGGCCACGGCGGTGCTGTTCGACGTGGTGGACACCGTCGGCGGGCCTGACTTCCTCGGCGAGGTCGCGTACTGGAACATCACCGTCGGCCTGGTCGGCGGTCTGCTCGCCGCGGCGGCCGGCTCGTTCGACCTGCTGGCGATCCCGACCGGCACCCGCGCCAAGCGGGTGGGCCTGCTGCACGCCAGCGCGAACGTCGCCGTGATCCTGCTCTTCGCCGCCGTCTGGGCGGTCCGGCTCAACGCGGACTCCCGGGCCGCAGGCGGCGCGCTGATCGCCATCGAGGTGGTGGCGGTCGCCATTCTCGGCATCAGTGCCTGGCTCGGCGGGGAGCTGGTCGACCGGCTCGGCGTGGGCGTCGACCGTGAGGCCGGTCTGGACGCGCCCAGCTCACTGCGGCCGCCCGCGGCCGCCCGGCGGATCGGAGAGGTGTGA
- a CDS encoding pyridoxamine 5'-phosphate oxidase family protein gives MTVEITSHEELRELLGVPHPRAANKDRPRLHERDRQWLAASPFCLVATAGADGSCDVSPKGDPAGFALVLDDTTIALPERPGNKRADGYRNILDNPHVGLLFMIPGRTDTLRINGRARLVRDAPWFDDMVVKGHRPVLAVVVEIEQIFYHCAKAFLRSALWQPETWQPEALPSRARLIKEVEAPRESLEDLERHYGPEYAKKIYV, from the coding sequence GTGACGGTGGAGATCACCTCGCACGAGGAACTGCGCGAACTGCTCGGCGTGCCGCACCCGCGGGCCGCCAACAAGGACCGGCCCCGCCTGCACGAGCGGGACCGGCAGTGGCTGGCCGCCTCGCCGTTCTGCCTGGTCGCCACGGCCGGCGCGGACGGCAGCTGCGACGTGTCACCCAAGGGCGATCCGGCCGGGTTCGCCCTGGTGCTGGACGACACGACCATCGCGCTACCCGAGCGGCCGGGCAACAAGCGGGCGGACGGCTACCGCAACATCCTGGACAACCCGCACGTCGGGTTGCTTTTCATGATCCCCGGGCGGACCGACACGCTGCGAATCAACGGACGGGCCCGGCTCGTGCGGGACGCCCCCTGGTTCGACGACATGGTGGTCAAGGGGCACCGGCCGGTGCTCGCGGTGGTGGTGGAGATCGAGCAGATCTTCTACCACTGCGCGAAGGCGTTCCTGCGGTCCGCGCTGTGGCAGCCGGAGACCTGGCAGCCGGAGGCGCTGCCCTCCCGGGCACGCCTCATCAAGGAGGTCGAGGCGCCGAGGGAGAGCCTCGAAGACCTGGAACGGCACTACGGCCCGGAGTACGCCAAGAAGATCTACGTCTGA
- a CDS encoding VOC family protein: MTFAPVTISLPIADRPTSHRFYRDGLGLETVGELADDGIPEPLQFVVNDGLRLMLIPTGGFGWVIGRHEVATRGQSECVLSLDVASPADADAIIERARAAGAEVVTEPEAQPWGYAGTFADPDGHLWMVHAEPAP, translated from the coding sequence ATGACCTTCGCGCCCGTGACCATCAGTCTTCCCATCGCCGACCGTCCGACCTCACACCGCTTCTACCGGGACGGTCTCGGTCTGGAGACGGTGGGCGAGCTGGCCGACGATGGCATCCCGGAGCCGTTGCAGTTCGTCGTCAACGACGGGCTGCGGCTGATGCTCATCCCGACCGGCGGCTTCGGGTGGGTGATCGGCCGGCACGAGGTCGCCACGCGGGGGCAGAGCGAGTGCGTGCTCAGCCTCGACGTCGCCTCGCCCGCCGACGCGGATGCGATCATCGAGCGGGCCCGCGCCGCCGGCGCCGAGGTGGTCACCGAGCCGGAGGCACAACCCTGGGGGTACGCCGGCACCTTCGCCGACCCGGACGGCCACCTGTGGATGGTGCACGCCGAGCCGGCGCCCTGA
- a CDS encoding class I SAM-dependent DNA methyltransferase — MNDDDWLADTRTSYDTVATSYADLLRNFLAETPYERAMLALFAELVHAGGGGPVADVGCGPGRITAHLHGLGIDAFGVDLSPGMIEVARRDHPGLRFEVGSMTDLDLADASVAGLVAWYSLIHIPDDQVGSVFAHFRRVLRPGGLLLLSFHVGDETRLKTQGYGGHPMKVHVHCRQIGKVAGWLRGSGFAVEAQMTLTSAESRLGGVIFGRRQS; from the coding sequence ATGAACGATGACGACTGGTTGGCGGACACCCGCACTTCCTACGACACTGTCGCCACCAGTTATGCGGACCTGCTACGCAACTTCCTCGCAGAAACGCCGTACGAGCGAGCGATGCTGGCGTTGTTCGCCGAGCTCGTCCACGCCGGCGGTGGAGGGCCGGTCGCCGACGTGGGCTGCGGGCCAGGGCGCATCACCGCCCACCTGCACGGGCTCGGCATCGACGCCTTCGGGGTCGATCTGTCGCCGGGGATGATCGAGGTGGCTCGGCGCGATCATCCCGGTCTGCGGTTCGAGGTGGGTTCCATGACCGATCTCGACCTCGCCGACGCTTCGGTCGCCGGCCTGGTCGCCTGGTATTCGCTGATCCACATCCCCGACGACCAGGTCGGCTCGGTCTTCGCGCATTTCCGGCGGGTGTTGCGGCCCGGCGGCCTGCTGCTGCTCAGCTTCCACGTGGGCGACGAAACGAGGCTCAAGACGCAGGGCTACGGCGGCCACCCGATGAAGGTCCACGTCCACTGTCGCCAGATCGGCAAAGTGGCCGGTTGGCTGCGCGGAAGCGGATTCGCGGTCGAGGCGCAGATGACACTCACCTCCGCCGAGAGCCGGCTCGGGGGAGTCATCTTCGGGCGCCGCCAGTCCTAG
- a CDS encoding DUF4267 domain-containing protein has protein sequence MLMLTPAAYGLAIALNLFVVFIGARFLLQPEAAAAGYGVPAKPGAYLTIKGLRDLSYGILGLALIAFVGPHAAAWFMLIVALNPLGDTLIVLRNGGTKAVAFGIHFATAVVVLISAALLFAV, from the coding sequence ATGCTCATGCTCACCCCTGCCGCGTACGGCCTGGCCATCGCCCTCAACCTGTTCGTCGTCTTCATCGGCGCCCGGTTCCTGCTGCAACCCGAAGCCGCAGCCGCCGGGTACGGCGTACCGGCCAAGCCCGGTGCCTATCTGACCATCAAGGGCCTACGCGACCTCAGCTACGGCATCCTCGGCCTGGCCCTGATCGCCTTCGTCGGACCCCACGCGGCAGCCTGGTTCATGCTCATCGTGGCGCTGAACCCGCTCGGCGACACGCTGATCGTGCTCCGCAATGGAGGCACCAAGGCCGTCGCCTTCGGCATTCACTTCGCCACCGCCGTCGTGGTCCTCATCAGCGCCGCCCTCCTGTTCGCCGTCTGA